CTTGATCCAAACCAGATCATCGAAGCACGAAAACTGATCCGGGAGATCGCGCAGGAAAGAACTGTGCTCCTGTCTTCACATATCCTTTCTGAAATTCATCTGCTCTGCAGGGAAGTGATCATGATAGAAGCCGGAAGGATCGTATTCTCTGATACAATGGATGCATTCAATAATTATATCCAACCCGGTACCATGCTGTTGAAAATGGAAAACCCTCCTCCATTGTCTGAGCTTCTTTCCATCAAAGGTGTATCGAAGGCCGAATACCTTACCGATAAGCAGGCAAGGCTTTATTTCGATGGCGACCAGGATATAACAGAAAGGATCATCGAAACCGCCGTGAAGAGCGGATGGAGAGTGAGAGAAGCCAACCTGGACAAGAACCTGCTGGACGACATCTTTAAACAATTATCTACTCAATCCCTATAATTACTGACAGACATGAAAACAATCTTGCGGATATCAAGAGCAGAGCTGCGCAACCTTTTCTATTCTCCCGTTGCCTGGTTCCTTGCTGTGGTGTTTATGGTTCAATGTGCATTTTTTTATAATAGAATTGTGTATGCATGGGCCAGGATGCAGGAACTGGGAATGAAAACAGCCAAATTCAAAGGCTTTGATCTTTCCCTCACCAAGTCAATGTTCCTGAATCCGGACGGAATGTTCGTGAATGCCATGAGCAATCTTTATTTATTCATTCCTCTGCTTACGATGGGCCTGTTGAGCCGCGAGGTGAATAGTGGAAGTATTAAATTACTGTATTCATCTCCCATCAAAACAAGACAGATAGTATTCGGAAAATACCTGGCTATGATGGTGTTCAACCTGGTGCTGATAACTATCATTGGCTTCTTTATGGTGTCTGCCGGTTTCAATATCAAGTCTGTGGATTATGGCCTGTTGATTGCTGCTTCTATCGGGTTCTACCTGCTGGTATGTGCGTATGCGGCTATTGGTCTGTTCATGTCGAGCCTCACTAATTACCAGATCGTTTCTGCAATAGGAACATTTATTATTGTGCTGGTGCTGAGCCGTATTGGCGGGCTTTGGCAGAAATTCGATTTTGTAAGGGACCTCACTTATTTCCTTTCGATATCCGGAAGGGCAGAGAAAATGTTGTATGGCCTGATCACTACCAAAGACCTGTTCTATTTTTTTGCAGTGATCTGCATGTTCCTGGGATTCACACTGCTTAAATTAAGGTCTGTGAGGGAAGTGAAACCCTGGTATATAAAAGCAGCCAGATACTCCGGTATTACTGTAGTGGTGCTGCTTTTGGGATATATTACTTCGCGTCCTGCATTGATCGGCTACTGGGATACAACAGATTCCCAGGCAAATACCATCCATCCCAGGGTACAGAAAATAGTGAAAGGACTTGGTAAGGAACCGCTGGAAGTAACGTTGTACACAAACCTGATGGGGAAAAATGGATCCCTGGGTCTGCCTGAGAACAGGAATAATTACCTGTCGGAGTTATGGGAATACTATGTAAGGTTCAAGCCTGATATTGAATTCAAATATGAATATTACTACGATGCCAAACCTGATCATTACCTGTTCAGGGCATTTCCCGGAAAGAATATTCATGAAATAGCAAAGGAGCTTGCGAAGTCGATGGACCTGAACCTGTCACACTTCAGAACGCCGGAGCAGATGAAACAGATCATCGATCTGGAAGATGAGGATTATGGCCTGGTGATGCAGCTGAAATACAAGGGAAGGACTACTTTCCT
This portion of the Pseudobacter ginsenosidimutans genome encodes:
- a CDS encoding Gldg family protein, translated to MKTILRISRAELRNLFYSPVAWFLAVVFMVQCAFFYNRIVYAWARMQELGMKTAKFKGFDLSLTKSMFLNPDGMFVNAMSNLYLFIPLLTMGLLSREVNSGSIKLLYSSPIKTRQIVFGKYLAMMVFNLVLITIIGFFMVSAGFNIKSVDYGLLIAASIGFYLLVCAYAAIGLFMSSLTNYQIVSAIGTFIIVLVLSRIGGLWQKFDFVRDLTYFLSISGRAEKMLYGLITTKDLFYFFAVICMFLGFTLLKLRSVREVKPWYIKAARYSGITVVVLLLGYITSRPALIGYWDTTDSQANTIHPRVQKIVKGLGKEPLEVTLYTNLMGKNGSLGLPENRNNYLSELWEYYVRFKPDIEFKYEYYYDAKPDHYLFRAFPGKNIHEIAKELAKSMDLNLSHFRTPEQMKQIIDLEDEDYGLVMQLKYKGRTTFLRTFTDNPWPGEEHVAAAMARLQFPKMPTILFTTGNLERDPNIMGERGYSISTTAKPQRVSLINNGIDIDTINLEYKDIPYDSMNIAALVLADPKTELSETVKKKIQDYIGKGGNFMVLGEPRKEDIVNPVLKPLGVQFEKGVMVQLSKHNAPDMIIPFLTNTATDLAEEVMLLKLKSKQFDSLFIRSETVLPVTTLDSSAFTVKPITIAMPDVWLKKGVLVRDSVPPVYTATEGDFKNDAFHTTVGLTRKINNKEQRIIVAGDADFISNKFLGGDYFGRALYSWLDNNEYPVYSPRPIYKDNLFLITPETADLLITINTWIIPAILAIIGTVIIIRRKRK